The Archocentrus centrarchus isolate MPI-CPG fArcCen1 chromosome 24, fArcCen1, whole genome shotgun sequence DNA segment aaaaaagttcctCGCGACTCACATGCTGTTTGTCATCTCACTTCCTTCTACCACAAAGTGCTGAGTCCTTTTGGAACCATAggttctttttttcctcatctaTCCATAACTAAATGAGTTTGCAAGATAATTCTGTGGAGTTCAGTACATTTCTGCTGACCTTACTTGTCCTACTATAATATCTTGTTTTGTCAAACTCCCTTTTACGTAAGGTTTTTATGTTGGTACAAACGTCCAtctcatcactttttttttgcccactgAATGGTGCTTTTTGTCAAGAGTCTACGATTGATGTAAATTAAAACCATCATGAGGTCAATCCACTGAATAAGAAACTCCCATGGCCCTGAGCTAGAAAAAAAGCCCGTACAATACATGTCAACAGGTCTGAGCCTTTTAGAGCACATTGGAGATGAAGCGGGAAGCGGACACCACTGAGATGTTACTCTTTAGCCATTCACAAATAAACCTTGGTTGCACACTACAGTAAAATCAGtttcatgtaattttttttctatattaagAACCTgatggggaaaaataaaaaaactcgTGGCCTTCTATGCTTCATGATGCGTAGCCATGCATGAAGTTTCGTTTTATCTGCAGAAGTATTGAGGACACAGCTTTTGCTACAGCGGGGGGTTGTGTAGAGTTGTTAATAATGTTGGAAATATTTACCacattttggttatttttgGTGATCATCTTACCAAAGACAACAAGGATGAAGAGTAAAGTAGCCACTCCTGCCGTTATGTAGAACATGATTCGGATGTGATGAGCCAGCTCATTCACGTCTTCCACATTAGGCACCAGGATAGGAGGCACAAGGAACCCGATGGCAATACCCAGCTGTGGACATGATGGAAAGACATTACAcaatttgaaggaaaaaaaaaaggttcagcagaaaacaaaagcCATAGAACTGTTTtcactaaataaaaaaacagaaaatctttgCTTGTAGCGCCTTATTTTCAAGTCCTGTACATTGTTAACTGAATGGCTTTACACAATGTGCATTAAAAGGTTTTAATTACTGGTTTTTGCTATGAATGATTGTGTTTAGAACAGGCCCTTCCATTCTGGGGAGGTCTTGCTATTTTGCTGAGGTTGCAAAACGTCACACATAGTATAGCCCCTTTACCGGAACCCGGAGACCTGACCCTGCAACTGACCTCAGACCTTCTGCTAAGATGTCTTCTATTTATGTCAGCCGAGGACTTCTCAGGTTTTCTTTCTGTGTTATTTAGGACGATGGGATGAAAcctcactgtttctttttagactGAAGGTGAAAGAGGTTCAGTAATCTTCTCAAGAGGAGAAAGCAGACTGAAGAAACTGTATTCATACTCTCTGATGGAGACATCTGAGTAACTACAAGAGTGAAAAGCTGGTTTCACAAGATTTCCATAACAGTTTTGAGCATTTTAGAATACCTCAATATTTAAtattagtttaaaataaaatttaaagcacAACTTGAACACTTGGCTGACTTTTAGAAGTGAACACATGCAGCGATTAGTCATATGTGACTCTGGCATCCAGTCCAGCCCTGTCTAATCTATAGGCAGCTGTCAGACAGCTCTGACCTCACTATTGAGactctgctgcagcagaaaaaagaaatgctgaatACTGACACGGTTCACACAAACCTGGTTCCCCAGAACTCCTATGGAGCAAGCAGTGGAAACTTCTTTCTCTCCAAACCACACTGAGGCAAGGTAAGAAGGAATACCGAGGATAAACACGGTGGCTACTGAGCACACAAACTGGCCAAAAAAGGTAACTGGGAACATATCTGGACTGGCACTACCGATTTTTATCCATGCACCAATGCAGTTAAAGGCTGACCCGGCAAGGACAACATCCCGGATGCCCCTGTTGTCCAAGAGCCAGAGGATGGGGAGAATGAGTGGAATGTAAGTGAGCAGATAAATCATGGCCAGCCAGTCAATAGCCAGAGCATCAATGTTGTAGAAACGCATGAATATGTTGCTAATAATTCCATACTGGAGCCACATGAAGGCATTGCTTGCTGAGACAGCACTGAAGAGAAACAGCATGACCCAGCGACGATGATAAAGCTTGGTCACAGCCTTTTCGACCAGCTCCGACTGATCACCCAAAGCCTCCATGTCTAACTGGGACCCTGTGGAGGCTGCTCTGCCTAAAGGCCCTGGACTCCATTGCAGTGAAGCAAAGCCTAGAGCAAGATTCTTTGCAGCCTTGGAAGGCGGCCATTCTTCACCACTGAGCTCAGAATTTGCACGGTCCCCTTTCAAAGTATTGTTTTGCGGCATTTCAACTGTCCTGAAACGGGCCCCTGAAACGGTTGAGGTGAGTGGTCTTAAGATTCGAGAGCCTGTGTCCTAACAGCTTGCTGTCCTGTGTGCAAAATGCCTGCAGAGAGCTGCTGGAGTTACTGCTGTCTTACTGGTCTCCCCAAGTCCCTTCTGAGTCCCTTGCATGTGATGACATCGAACCTCTTTACCCGACAGCCACTTATTTATTAAGTGCAGTCATgtgttattaatattaaaaatctTCCACTTCTACTTAAACCACTCCTACCAAGTTAAATAACACTGACAACAGATAATCAACACAAACTCCTctgttaattatttttcttgCCTAGAGTTCACTCATTTGAGTTTTTTGGTTAATATTTTACAGTCTTAGTTATTGTTCATCTACAAATATCTGTGTACTGTTGGACAAAATACCCCAAATTCTCCAATACTCCAAATAttctgcatgcaagctgtttaaaatgtgtattGTAAACCATACATTAAGAAACAAACTGCTAATCTAGCCCTGAAGACACTAAATGTGTCAACCTTATGTAACAAATCCACATCCAATGTGACGCCCTTTGCACATCTGATTGTGATAGGATGAAAAGCACTGAGACGTAGGCAGTTTAGATTCAATCAAACAAAAACTATTGCACGACCAGACAGCAGTCTAAAATGCGTTTGAGGCATCttgttacatttgtttttataaaagacaaaagaaaaagtagatGAGTTGATTTGTTCATTGGTTCTGGGTAGGTGTTTGCACATTCCCAGATTGTTAGTCCTTATTTATTCAAACTGTATCCAACTGTTTTGCAGTGATAAATGATGACATTTCAGTGACATTTACTTGGAGTTGATGTTAAGGTGACTCAAGTGTTGTTTGTTCAAAAACTTTAAGTGTTAAATCTGATACTTCAGTGCTCAAACTACCAAAGGCACACTGCTGATCTTTGCACTCTTTTATGCTGATCCTGACGCTTTAAGCTCATGTGATTTTAACGTGCCCCGTTGCTCCTAATTTATAACAGTACAACAGCAGCTCATACACAGTTTTCTATGtctcagaataaataaatacaaatatatagtatttctttttaacattcCTTTAGCCCATCGTTTGTCTTCTGCAAAGCTATCTACGGTATGTGTGCATGCCACTAAGTATggtacttacttacttactgatCAGACTTTTGCCCTTGGTTTATCTGTTGCATAATGCACTGCTGTCTAAGCAGACCCAATCACACTTATCATTTAAGTCTCTTCTAAAATGTGTAGTTTTTCCAGATTCTTTTTAGAAGCTCCCTGTTTCAGGACCACATTGTGAGAAATAGCAGCAACACACGTATATGCTGGTCAAAAGTTTCAACACGACTTTTTGCAATAAATctgagcaaatttaaatttctcttgctcacagacacacacttctcCAAGCGTGCCCTCCCAGTGTGCACATACTGATGATTACATAAATTTGAAGCCATTTGTCTGTTTCAAAAAACCTGTAAgtcgtttgtgtgtgtgtgtgtgtgtgtgtgtgtatgtgttgtctTGCTATAACCAATTCTAATAAAACACTGAGAACTTGGGGACATATTTAAAAGCATTATAGTTTTCTATAACTGTGGACCTCAGTGATTTGTCGGTCACATTTCAGACTGTGTGCATTGTTTGTCCCACCACCACAGCATCCACTATCTGGACGCACAAGTGATGGAGTGGTCTTAAACGTGCGTAATTACGCAGACGTTCTATGAGATGTGGGACAGTGCAAATTCCTAGCGCTATTAGCCTATATATAGGTAGGTTAAAAGTTAATATGACCTATTTTCTAAGACTACCTTGCATTACACCCTCCCTGATTCCCGAAGACTCCGATGGAGCAGGCCGTGGACACTTCCCCTGAACCAAACCACACCGACGCGATTCTAGACGGCATCCCAAGGATGAAGACCTGCGCGAACGAGGAGCAGAACTGTCCCAAGAAGGTCACGGCGAACAGGTCGGGTCTGGCGCTGGCTACTTTGATCCACGTCCCCGCACAGTTGAGCGCTGTGGCCACGAGCGCGATGACCCGGAGCCCCTTTTTATCCAGCAGCCAGGTCACCGGGAAGACTAAAGGAATGTATGTCAGCATGAAGATCATAGACATCCAGTCTATGGTGAACGTGTCGATGTTGTAGAACTTCATGAAAATGTTGCTGATAATGCTGTACTGTATCCATTGGTAAGAGTTGCTCAACGAATATGAGGCGAATAGGAGGACAATCAACCAGCGTCGGTGGTAAAGACGGGTAGGTTGCAGCGCttcatgaccgcccccctcgcTCAAGTCCTCGCAGGGTTTTGCGACGTTGCCCCCCTCCAGTTTGACATGGTTCTCAGAGTCCGCCTTCCAGTTACTCTGATCCTCTCTCGGTTTAGTGTCTTCTAGCGCTTGTTTCTCACTCATATTATTCAAGTCTTCTCCGTAATACTCATCGGGAATAAACTCGACACTCAACTATTTTGGTTTAACCCCTCAACTGAAACGAAAGTGCCTGAATTCGCCTTTTTTCATTTAGGGACATTCAGCGCTTTCCAAAAGTTTACCGTACCCGACAGATAGGCCTAAAACGTAATGTTTTCAGCAGCACAAGTTCAATCTGTTTTACCTAACAATCtatagcttaaaaaaaacatacatggaTACAGTGTAAAGAAGAAGCGCTGCGTCTTGCAGTTTTCGCGGTTCTCTTTAATCTATTGGTTCATTTCCTCCCCGGGGCTGAAGATATTTTGGTAGTCGAACTTTCACCCAAATCATTAAATAACATGGAGttacagataatgtaatgagaCCAAATAGTTATCTGAAGTCTGGTTTCCCGAGCGGTACCACGTGTTGGAGCGCCAGCTGTAACCGTCCACTCGGACTTAACACCGCCTTGGGATCTTGAAACGAGTCGGTCAGGTCAGGCACATGGGCGGAGTTAGATAAACTGTTCTTTGTGGTCTCTGAACACGCTGTCACACACTGACATCAGACAATTTTAACAGACAGCAATGCCCGTAAATGCAcgttagttgtttttttttttggcgtaCTCGTAGTAAGTCGCCTATAAAACATGATGACAATCACCACTTTATTGCAGTTGTTTCCTACTCTAAAAAAGCTGCAGATAACATCATTTATATTGCGTCTGCAGTTATGAAATATTTGGCTAAGACGTGACTCGAAAGGCTCAGCTGTGTTCctggacacgcacacacacgggCGCGCAGACAAAATAAGTTTTACAGCTAAGTCTTTAAAATTTTATGTTCTCCTTAATGACGAAAGCTACTTTAATTTTGTTATATCTCATGCTGGTAAACAGTGCCATCTAGTGTCGTCCAGCAGGCTGTCACAAATTCTTGTCACCGGCACCACTTGAGGTGTCACACAAACTGCTGTTTTGACAAAGAAAATACGTCACGGTGATCATTCAGAAGGCGTCACATTTAATAAATAGATCAGATGGCTCTTCTCATACATCAGCTTTAACAACAGAAGTCAAGACCTTTTGAATGCCAGGTTCCAATTCTTCATTCTCAACAATTTATATTTGGTACATAGCCTGAAatcctcttttcctttcttccttttcttttcttctctttttttcttttaggatCTTGGCTTTACATTCTCTTTGTCCACAATCAAATCTGTCAAAAGCTCCTGAGGATTATCAATCAACAGTAACAtactaaaaacacacaaataacacaagaaacacaaaaagtgGATGGGATGACAACAGTGGACTCAATGACACAAAAAATTAGCAATTTACAAAAATATCATTCGAGTCATCTCAACGTTGGTATTTCTCCTAATGTAAACATGGACTGGCTGATAATTCTGTTCGATGAGCCATTTGAGTTCACAGACATCACTGCTAATAAATCAGAAAAGCAGAGAGATGAGCAGAAGCAAAATAAATAGTTACACCTGGCAGTCTCGTTTGCCTGTCTGGTCACTCCATGAACAGGTTTTAACTTTGATTAACACCAATTGAAACATCTCCAGTCAGTCTTTCTTCATTGAGGTCAGTCGTCTGTTTCGCAGTACATCTTCAGTAGTCAGTGGGGGGTCAGCGCTGGTAGTGTGGTACAGCGATTTGCTGGTGGTGGCACAgtacagtcaaaagtttggatacacCCCAAACTTTGGACTGGTACTGTAGCTGCTGTGATGAGTAGGGTAGAGGAGGTCCGGGGTCTGAGGAGGCAGGCCGGTGCACAGAGGTTCGTGGCTGCTCAGCACAGATGACAGATACTTGGCCTCCTCTGTCAGCTGCTTCACCTCCTTCCTCAGGGCGGCATTCTCCTTCTCCAGGTTCTCACTCTCCTGGAAACACGCAGGGAGTGGAGGTTAGAGCAGAGCTGCTATATTTGTTATAgtgataaaaatgtgtgtgtgtgcatatctgtatgtgtgtgcgtgagaaAGCGGTTAAGTGGGATTGGATAACACAAAGGTGATGGTCTTCACTACTTATTCTGGGAAAAGCAAACCTGCAGTCACATATCCTGCTTCCacgcaggtgtttttttttttttttttggtgcatgtTTCAGTGCACAGAATATTTTAACCCTGAACATTTTCAAAAGGATAGTTCAGACCGTTTTTAACTGTCCATCTATGAATGTCCTGGAGTGTTGTGTTGAGCAACCATTTAGGTCCAACAGATTTGTAGACTCATGGTCCACAGAGGATGGCTCTTCTTGATTGTCACTATCAGACTGTAATAGGTTGTCATTAAATTGTGGTAGATTCACACATTCCCACTTTAGGATGAACGGTAATAACTTCGTTGAGTCCCCATTACGCCATCATCAGgtcagtttttgaatttatgacCAACTTTTATGTTAAAGAAAGATTCCCACATTGAACACGTGAGGCTGGATGAAATGTTCAACTTTTCAGCACAAACACCCTGAGCAAAGTGAAGCAGCACATCAACAACtcagtttggggttttttttataagttgtataatgtagaaaaatgttataattaaaaaaatatatattcttggtagtaaaaaaaaacaacagctgtgggagtctttgggaaaaaaagatggtgctatttttttaataactaagTTATATCATATCAAAAATGCCAAAACAGTGGTATTCCTGCCTATTACAAGATAAGTTATAATAAGCAAGTCAGTAAAAGTTGCTTGTTGTTGCCACTTAAGAtagactgctgtttgtttcagtaCTGAAATGAATGGCATTTGCTCTTCTAGGAGttagcaaaacaaaaactatctacagcctACTTTGCTTTGTTGTAAAGTAGAAATATTGGTGACAAAATTGCAAAAGtcgacaaaaacacacattgccCTGTTCCATCAACCAATAACTACTGATTgaaactgtgtgcagtttgcaccACAGTCTGAGAAAAGGTGCATTTCTGACATTTTGGGTgcaacattttccaaaacaaGTGGAAAGAAGGTGTCTTTCTAACTAATCATCAGCTTTTAGCAAGTAGAGCAAACATCAGGGcttcatgctttttttctttctttcatttctttctttctttctttcttttttttaggtttgtGTGGGAATTGTAGGAGAGAAATCTTCCACTTGGTTAATTAAAAGGTCATCTCACCATGGCCAAAAGATCACAAAGCTGAGCTGTGAGTCCTTACTGTCACAGAACCTTTGGGCAAACCCCTGTACTTGCGTCACTTAGCCAAATACGGCCCACTGCTATCAGTGTTTTACAAGAAGTGACTGCCTTTTTCTCCCCTCCTGCCCACGACATGTAGCATTCAAGCTCatttacaaagaagaaaaaaaaatactactgaagaaacaggaaataagcCACAGTGTCAAAGAGAGGGAAAATTCACCTTCCTGTTTATCTAGTGCGACGATGAAAGTAAAACCACAGGCTATATGTTCTGCGTGACTGATGGGTTTAAAGAGATTGATAATATGTACCATGCTTCATAGGAAGGATTCTCACATATTCAAATCAGTTACACTGGATTGCCTACAACGTGGCTTCGCTGAAGTTCAAAATCTCTTCGGTTCATCTGATAAAGTTCACTGAAACAGCTGCTCTTGAAGCATTACAATGAAAGAGCTCAGCGCTGCACGCATCGTCTTTTCTTGAACGAGGAAGTCACATGGAGAGTGGTTACGTGGTCAGTGTTTTGAATACAGGTTGATGTAAGAAATGACAGCTTGTTGAGATAGTGGAAGTATTCAATAGGCCAATACTCGCTCTTAACGGAACTCCACGAACCTGCACATCCAGCTGAAATGTGCTACTGACTCTCACATTAAGAAGAATGAGCTACAAAATATCAAACAAAGGAAGCGGTGAACAAAGAGCCTGAACACACTCTTGTCATCACACTCACTGCTGCAGTCTCTGGTGCCTGATTCTGCTGCAAAAGGGAGTGATTGCCCACACGTGCTAATTTATTCCTTAAGcttctgcaaacacacagagcagcgTCCAAGTGTGCAGCCCGACAGAAGCCATGACACATCGCCACATGGTCAGGTAGCATTTTGTAAATATAGTACAAATCCACTCCCAGAGGCTTCAAAGAGCTACATGGGCGCAAAGAAAGTGCCGCAGTCTGTTACCGTACTGTAAGTTTATTTTGATGTGGTatggagttatatttggagttgaaCAGTTGGCAGGGCCTCCAGTCTGCCCAAACATCCCTGGTGCTTTCGTCACTATTCACAGCAATAGGCTGAATTAACAGCTTTGACTTTACTCTGTGTAAATTTCATTTACTCAAACTTTTTCTGATCAATCTGCAGTTATTGATAAGCCGCTTTGAAACCAGCATGGCGGACttgttttcaaaatgtcttGCTAAGACATCTGTTCGGGTGGTGTTATTCCGAGAGTGTGCCAGTGTGTTGCAAGGTGCCCTTACCAAGTGAAGGCTGTCGGCTTTTTGAGTTTGCCTCAACCTGCTCTTCTGGGCAGCGATCCGATTCTTTTCCCTGCGCATCACCTTCTTTGGGTCGTCTGGATTCTAAAATAAGACAGCATTCCCACAGTTAGTGTGTTTGTGCAATGACACAGAGGTCAAATGACATTAGGGTAGTCTGGAAGCATCCAGACTCCTGAAAAGGTGAATGAGTGAGAAACCTGGTGATCTTTTATGCCAGACACTCCAGCTGGGGCGTCAGAATGGTCTCATTTAATGGCAGTTTGGGGAAGACTTGCTTAACATCACACCTAATGTGCAAGGGCAGGGTCGGGGAGTGGCTGAGTCATCGGTTAGGTATAACGCACACCCTGTTTCATGTCCTGCACACTCGATTTTCTTGGTATCATAATAACTAATCCATTTCAAAATGCTGAGTCAGTTGGACATCAAAGAGATAAGAAATTCAGTATCTAACCTCTTCTGAATGTCTGTTAACACCTCTCTGAAAATCCCCCAAACAACCAACACTgctcactgaaataacttgacatgatcaaagttatttttattccttgcaGCATTAATATATTACTTAAGCACTTTGTCTCCAAAGCAGGTTAAGCAAGATAGAGAGCGCCAGAGACTGGCACATGTGAAACCAGCCAGCACCGAGGGTGATGGGCAGCGTCTCCCATGCACAGAAATGCACAGTACATGCTGTATTTAACACGATGTCTGTTCCTGACAGCTCTCAGCTCATTCACAGTTTGAGGACTTGCAAAAACAATGGAGTCCCACTACTTGGGCAAAGTGATGCGTTTTTTTGCAATTCACAAAAGCCTACACTTGCAGCGAGTCATGCCTCCAGcccatgtgtgcatgtgaaacACTctgagaaactgtgaaaagagCCAGCAGAGACAGGATGGGTGTCTCTAGCGGTGGCTTTTGTTGCTGCCCACAAAAATATGCATGAAACAATGCAGCCAATCAAAGGTATGAATTTAAAACATACCCCCGAAATACATCCGCAGATGTTAAACTAAAAATCGGACCAGCAACACTGTACGCGTCCTTGTTAAAGTAAATGAACAACGCACACTTACCGCTCTGCCTCCAGGTGATGGGGACTTGTAACTTGTGTCATTGCTGTCAGAGCCCTGAGCCATAGCCGACTGTAGCGACTGAAACTTTGCGTCTTTGTCCActtctgctttgtgtttttgagtgtgtgtgcgtgatgtggtgaatgtgtgtctgtgtctgtgtgtatgagagagaggcagaaagagagagagggtgagaggCTTTGTAGCTGTACGAGCGCTAAGAAGAACTTGGCTTACCACGAGCACCGAGTCTCTTTCTTCCCTCTTTTCTTTGCTGCTCTGtccctcctcttttctctctctctctctctctctctctctctctttctctctctctgatacTAGCTGTCTGCCTAATTAGCTGTACTGATGTGGTTTCTGGTAAGTTGCACTAGACTGGAAGTCACATGTCTGTTGGAAAGTTGACGCGAACAAGGCAATTGTGTAAACTCCAGAAAAAGAACATACACAGAGTCTAACTCACACTTTTACATGTCAGTGGACGTTCACAGCCTCACAATTACACTCACCTATGTgccaaaacataaaaacaaattgtgtttctttttgtttttctttggaagCCGCACAACTGAAATAAATTGTGAATTTCTCCCAAAATAACAGATTAATCTATGTATAAATATTGTTTCAAGTGTGATTATGCGTGTATagtggggatgggggggggggggggggggggggttacatgtGTGTTAAACAGGCATCAAaggcttcctcttttttttttttaacagcccCACATATTACTATGTTTCAATTTCATCCTCAAGAGACTGCATCCCAAAACTCCACATGGATGACTAGGCTGTGAGTATTTACACATGCTTCATGGTAATTTCCAGAACTGTACTACACTTTCTTGCTTGCAACGCACCAGCTGCAAAATAGGTAGTGTTCTCAAGCGTGCTGGCAATGAGAAATGCCCAAGGGGCTCCCCAAAGCCCCACTCACAAATCTGTCATAGTCTTTTACTCTAAACTGATATATTTCTGTGTGAAGAGTGGGGGATCTTCGTGAAAATTTACAATTTGAGGAGGGGGAACATActggaagtatttttttttttttttcatgctataGGCTATTACTGTAATGCTGAACAGAAAACTCACACTTGcacttttgtttcagtgtccaaCACAATCCATCTCAAAGTGAGGTTTTTGACCTTTTTAAGGTCGCGGCGCCCTTCACTCATTAGTCCTTTTTCTTGTTTGCCCCCCATCACGAGACAGCATTTGGTCGTGCAAGAACAAGATTTTCttgtgagaagaagaaaaaaaaagaaacagaaaaaaaaaaaaaaagaatcaggaCTAAAACAGCTTTGCTTGGCAGAACAGTCCTcccacacaaaaacatgttccACCATCACAGGAATTTTGAAGAGCTTGGGCAAGGGCAGACATTTCTAATACTTGGCATTTAACGCTGTCCAAAAGAGTTGAGGctgcaaaagagagagagagagagagagagagaacgaaAGGAGGAAAGCTGCTTTGTCAAATTCTGCTTAAGCCAGGATACACACATTTTAGTATAAAGATAGTTTTCACAGCTTGGACGCAGTACAGCCCACACCTTAAATGACCTAACATTGCTGGAAGTGTGGGGCTGCTCAAAAATACCAAAATCTCATCATATCACCTTTAAAATGTACAGTGAACAATTTCAAAATGTGCAACAGCTTTAGAAATACCTTTATAACTGTTGGTTGTTTGAATTgtcaaggttttttttaaatttgctctCTTTTGTAATTCTGCTGCTCAGTCAGGCTCACAGAAGTAGTAAAAGGCTCGGCAGTGCTTATTATCAGCGACAATTAAGCTCAAGCTTTGCACAGTTGATCACATAACATCCACCGTGAGTAAGAtttcgttaaaaaaaaaaaagtgacagctCATAAGTATGGTTTTGATgaattttaattactttaaacaATACTCACTCCTCTTCATCAGGACTCCCTTACTTGGAAAAACCCAAACAggccatttatttaaaatgcaaactgtGCTGCCCTCAAATGTGGTCTCCCTTCCTTGGAAATGACCGTGGGAGGTTTCTAATAAGcactatatttaaatatatatatatatatatttggccTGCTCTTTCTGAGTTTTTGTGTTATGCAGGTGTGACCTATACTGCAATACTACATATTCCCAAGGTTGTTCAGTGTTTTAATGATCCCAAGTCGTGAaatgttgtaatttttttttgacacattgCTTCATTTAATCATGAGGCAATATTATAAATGAAGAACTTCCTAAAAGTTGGTGCTCAAATATTGTAAATTTTCATCTGTCATAACTACTGTGCATCAGCGTGGCAAGTGAAATCACAAGTTGGTATAATCACTTCCTCCTGTTGGAATCTGACTCTAAGGATTGCCAGTCATTTTGATTTGAAATGAAAGCAGTGCGGATAAGAATATTATCAATTAGGGTAATtactaaagaaagaaagaaagaaatacatttGTTCTTGCACACTATTTACGTCACTGTCACTATTTATCTTTTGAATGAACCTAATCTGTTAGCCAGTTCTTTAACTGAAATCAGTAGTGATAGTTTCAGCTGTCCTCCAGGTGGAGGTGGTGTGGGACAAAGAGAGCGGCTGGTTTGTGAGACAAAAGAAGGGACGATGAAGCTCATGTgcgatggggaaaaaaaataaaaaataaaataatcacataTAATGATGGAATGTGTTGTGTGAGTAGGTTAAAAAGACTGGGTCACGCTGTGTTGCTCAGGCTGCACTGCAGCGTCTATTCACAGGCGCGATCCCACTACTGAGCGGCACGGGGGCTTTGACCTGCTCCGTTCCCGACCTGG contains these protein-coding regions:
- the flvcr2b gene encoding choline/ethanolamine transporter flvcr2b isoform X1, whose protein sequence is MPQNNTLKGDRANSELSGEEWPPSKAAKNLALGFASLQWSPGPLGRAASTGSQLDMEALGDQSELVEKAVTKLYHRRWVMLFLFSAVSASNAFMWLQYGIISNIFMRFYNIDALAIDWLAMIYLLTYIPLILPILWLLDNRGIRDVVLAGSAFNCIGAWIKIGSASPDMFPVTFFGQFVCSVATVFILGIPSYLASVWFGEKEVSTACSIGVLGNQLGIAIGFLVPPILVPNVEDVNELAHHIRIMFYITAGVATLLFILVVFVFQDRPKIPPTQAQATARSIPAEQYSYIASIRRLLCNRSFMLLVITYGLNVGCFYAVGTLLNRMIISHYPGEEVNAGRIGLTIVIAGMVGSLICGVWLDRTKTYKQTTFAVYLMSLVGMIVYAATLSLGHLWVVFITAGALGFFMTGYLPLGFEFAVELTYPESEGTSSGILNCSAQVFGIIFTICQGKIIDDYGTLAGNIFLCVFLLIGTIMTALIKSELKRQNANLQAKATAERHKSGHDYGATALISELQTSSQA
- the flvcr2b gene encoding choline/ethanolamine transporter flvcr2b isoform X2, producing the protein MPQNNTLKGDRANSELSGEEWPPSKAAKNLALGFASLQWSPGPLGRAASTGSQLDMEALGDQSELVEKAVTKLYHRRWVMLFLFSAVSASNAFMWLQYGIISNIFMRFYNIDALAIDWLAMIYLLTYIPLILPILWLLDNRGIRDVVLAGSAFNCIGAWIKIGSASPDMFPVTFFGQFVCSVATVFILGIPSYLASVWFGEKEVSTACSIGVLGNQLGIAIGFLVPPILVPNVEDVNELAHHIRIMFYITAGVATLLFILVVFVFQDRPKIPPTQAQATARSIPAEQYSYIASIRRLLCNRSFMLLVITYGLNVGCFYAVGTLLNRMIISHYPGEEVNAGRIGLTIVIAGMVGSLICGVWLDRTKTYKQTTFAVYLMSLVGMIVYAATLSLGHLWVVFITAGALGFFMTGYLPLGFEFAVELTYPESEGTSSGILNCSAQVFGIIFTICQGKIIDDYGTLAGNIFLCVFLLIGTIMTALIKSELKRQNANLQAKATGPSDWHNGSPNASSVIIEAKL
- the batf gene encoding basic leucine zipper transcriptional factor ATF-like isoform X2, with the protein product MAQGSDSNDTSYKSPSPGGRANPDDPKKVMRREKNRIAAQKSRLRQTQKADSLHLESENLEKENAALRKEVKQLTEEAKYLSSVLSSHEPLCTGLPPQTPDLLYPTHHSSYSTSPKFGVYPNF
- the batf gene encoding basic leucine zipper transcriptional factor ATF-like isoform X1 — its product is MAQGSDSNDTSYKSPSPGGRAVSNPDDPKKVMRREKNRIAAQKSRLRQTQKADSLHLESENLEKENAALRKEVKQLTEEAKYLSSVLSSHEPLCTGLPPQTPDLLYPTHHSSYSTSPKFGVYPNF